A window of Nitrosopumilus sp. b3 contains these coding sequences:
- a CDS encoding transcriptional regulator, with protein sequence MPEIWLNYGVTDVVLDIRAENLEQKIDSDGKVLEDSAINEKLNSLDLSKPMEIVVLHNSKSVQKIISSLFTLCEQKSKPFPKIFAEKKILNLVKAGLPEGSSINEFDDVDISNSNLVFMGEMEFDGLFGYETISTRLIKKFGSDSMLSAYAKRQGNLPVPGQHPESLSEAKKFTDNFEIQGIEIIANSQGILDFSIGHPSETVTSTKKLESNSIKDVGEHKTMVISTGKDASNFDLGTSLSSLWNCSNAIKKDGLAILVAECKGGLGSDAIQQYIEDRLTLDQLKNPTKYIDGMEDLLFLSEIQKNFQIGLVSILPEFYAKKLNMISLPGIKYSMDYILKTQGGRQKVSVVLDGARLLLR encoded by the coding sequence GTGTTACAGACGTTGTTTTAGATATAAGGGCCGAAAATTTAGAGCAAAAAATTGATTCTGATGGAAAAGTTTTGGAGGATTCAGCGATCAATGAAAAACTAAATTCTCTTGATTTGTCAAAACCTATGGAAATCGTAGTCTTACATAATTCAAAATCTGTCCAAAAAATAATCTCTTCTCTGTTTACCCTATGTGAGCAAAAATCAAAACCTTTTCCAAAAATTTTTGCTGAGAAAAAAATACTAAATTTAGTCAAAGCAGGACTTCCTGAAGGAAGTTCAATTAATGAATTTGATGATGTCGATATTTCCAATTCAAATCTTGTATTTATGGGTGAGATGGAATTTGATGGGTTATTCGGTTACGAGACTATTTCAACACGTTTAATCAAAAAATTTGGTTCAGATTCTATGCTTTCTGCATATGCCAAAAGACAAGGAAATCTGCCAGTACCTGGACAGCATCCTGAAAGTTTATCTGAAGCAAAAAAATTCACTGACAATTTTGAAATTCAAGGGATTGAAATAATTGCAAATTCCCAAGGCATACTTGATTTTTCAATTGGTCATCCATCTGAAACAGTTACTTCCACAAAAAAATTGGAATCCAACTCAATCAAAGATGTTGGGGAGCATAAAACTATGGTGATTAGTACGGGTAAGGATGCCAGTAACTTTGATTTAGGGACATCACTATCATCCCTCTGGAATTGCTCTAATGCAATTAAAAAAGATGGTCTTGCAATTTTAGTGGCTGAATGCAAAGGTGGTTTAGGATCTGATGCAATTCAACAATATATTGAAGACAGATTGACTTTGGATCAATTAAAAAATCCTACCAAATACATTGATGGAATGGAAGATTTGTTATTTCTTTCAGAAATACAAAAGAATTTTCAAATTGGACTGGTTTCAATATTGCCTGAATTTTATGCAAAGAAACTAAACATGATATCACTGCCCGGTATTAAATATTCTATGGATTATATTTTAAAAACACAAGGAGGAAGACAAAAGGTTTCAGTCGTTTTAGACGGTGCTAGACTTTTACTAAGGTAA